A single genomic interval of Zingiber officinale cultivar Zhangliang chromosome 4A, Zo_v1.1, whole genome shotgun sequence harbors:
- the LOC121969916 gene encoding protein SUPPRESSOR OF PHYA-105 1-like isoform X2, giving the protein MEAITDINDAVGGLEVDHLKFKEMEHLEEQTQSYNVMEVSAPATIEHISSVCYTELNSELFVGQSAYFGSKPQFEHEALYTKPSKDPVTELTLRNFKRPYLSADDQTDSDKDLQLRKGLEEGTGKIVLRPKYLLHEDSSNEIDIGTPFLPQTNTQKLYLSSQFDQNLSQLCDCSTQNEKYIASGNADMHCTSPSQANGLDDTGSQLFSVMNGLKRKDIELSCHDDNKFHKCAYKSGQFTHFKADSASPSATINNKLSGIPTKGISIRSFLKPKNKLSEVEKLHIFKLIVDLVSNLHSQGFILKHLRPSHFIIFPTKQVKYVGPLIDKGQRESLFGKTELDGDCLENTWKRRRSILGKRNAAEASTKKLVFSRHSGVLKEELSKDFDKQSSNVESCCEICDRLLVNVSRMLQTSLVILGLSSGGQNTISEVLKLEERWYVSPEELNEGLYSSSSNVYSLGVLLFELFCHFESREVHFAAMLNLRHRILPPNFLSKQPKESGICLWMLHPDPSSRPKTRDILNCNVFCKDRELSTAEQLSSTIDYEHSEADLLLHFLSTLRKHKELQIDKLMENLGSIEEDIRDTKKRHFSNEHMSRDIFLQENSTDARTLMNNFESLESAYFSMRSKSSEIDIDLALRQDINILKAPNELYTFGNNTKLSYMKDESSNQRGLFFEGLCKYACYKKFVVRGSLRNPDILNSANVICSLSFDKNEEYFAAAGASKKIKVFEFDAFQNYTLDINYPVLEMSSKSKLSCLCWNRYIRNYLASTDYDGVVQLWDASTGQGFHQYTDHEKRAWCVDFSSEAPTKLASGSDDCSVKLWSIHEKECIKTIKSVANVCCVQFSPYSSNLLAFGSADYGIYCYDIRNTRIPWCTLAGHRRTVSYIKFVNSNTIVSASTDNTLKLWDLKKTVAAGVSTNACTLTMTGHSNEKNFVGLSVCDGYILCGSETNEVYAYHKKFPMPITSYKFGNFDPITGHEIGGDSTHFVSSICWRRTSNMVLAANSSGCIRLLQMV; this is encoded by the exons ATGGAGGCCATAACGGATATTAATGATGCTGTGGGTGGTCTAGAAGTCGATCACCTAAAGTTCAAAGAGATGGAACATCTAGAGGAGCAAACTCAAAGTTACAATGTTATGGAAGTTTCTGCTCCAGCAACTATTGAGCACATTTCTTCTGTATGCTATACTGAGCTCAACTCAGAACTGTTTGTTGGTCAGAGTGCATACTTTGGTTCCAAACCACAATTTGAGCATGAAGCATTATATACAAAACCTTCAAAAGATCCTGTCACAGAATTGACCCTGAGAAATTTCAAGAGGCCGTACCTGTCTGCCGATGATCAGACAGACAGTGACAAGGATTTGCAACTGAGGAAGGGCCTGGAAGAGGGTACAGGAAAGATTGTTTTGAGGCCAAAATATTTGCTACATGAAGATTCATCGAACGAAATCGATATTGGTACTCCGTTCCTGCCCCAAACAAACACCCAGAAGCTTTACTTAAGCAGTCAGTTTGATCAAAATCTTTCACAATTATGTGATTGTTCAACTCAAAATGAGAAATATATTGCTTCAGGCAATGCAGATATGCACTGTACTAGTCCTTCACAAGCTAATGGCTTGGATGACACTGGATCACAACTCTTCTCAGTCATGAATGGCTTGAAACGAAAGGATATTGAACTCAGCTGCCATGATGATAACAAATTTCACAAATGTGCATATAAAAGTGGACAATTTACTCATTTTAAAGCTGATAGTGCATCTCCATCAGCTACAATCAACAACAAGTTATCTGGGATTCCTACTAAAGGAATCAGCATAAGAAGTTTTCTTAAACCtaaaaacaaactaagtgaagTTGAAAAACTACACATCTTTAAGCTGATTGTGGATCTAGTCAGTAATTTGCATTCTCAAGGATTCATTCTAAAGCATTTACGGCcatctcattttattatttttcctacAAAACAAGTTAAATATGTTGGTCCTCTTATTGACAAAGGTCAACGGGAATCATTATTTGGCAAAACAGAGTTGGATGGGGATTGTTTGGAAAACActtggaagaggagaaggagcatATTAGGAAAAAGAAATGCTGCTGAAGCTTCAACTAAGAAATTAGTTTTTTCAAGACATTCTGGTGTCCTGAAAGAAGAACTAAGCAAAGATTTTGACAAACAATCGTCTAATGTTGAAAGTTGCTGCGAAATTTGTGACAGACTTCTAGTAAATGTTTCACGCATGCTCCAAACCTCTCTTGTAATCCTTGGGCTCTCTTCTGGTGGCCAGAATACAATCTCTGAAGTTCTGAAGTTGGAGGAGAGGTGGTATGTTAGTCCTGAAGAACTAAATGAGGGTTtatactcttcttcatccaacgtCTATAGTCTTGGGGTTCTTCTGTTTGAG CTCTTTTGTCATTTTGAATCTCGCGAAGTCCATTTTGCGGCAATGTTAAATCTACGCCATCGGATTCTTCCTCCAAATTTTCTATCAAAACAACCTAAGGAATCTGGAATATGCCTATGGATGCTCCATCCAGATCCTTCTTCACGGCCAAAAACAAG GGATATTCTGAACTGTAATGTATTTTGTAAAGATAGAGAATTGTCAACTGCAGAACAATTATCTTCAACTATTGATTATGAACATTCAGAAGCAGATTTGTTGTTGCACTTTCTATCTACATTAAGAAAACACAAAGAGTTGCAGATAGACAAGTTGATGGAAAACCTTGGTTCCATAGAAGAAGACATTAGAGATACAAAAAAGAGACACTTCTCAAATGAACATATGTCCAGAGATATATTCTTGCAGGAAAATTCTACTG ATGCAAGGACATTAATGAATAACTTTGAAAGTCTTGAAAGTGCATACTTTTCCATGAGATCCAAATCTTCAGAAATTGATATTGACTTGGCACTACGTCAAGACATAAACATTCTGAAGGCCCCAAATGAGTTGTATACATTTGGAAATAACACAAAACTTTCTTATATGAAGGATGAATCCTCCAATCAACGAGGATTGTTCTTTGAAGGCTTATGCAAGTATGCTTGCTACAAAAAATTTGTAGTTCGTGGTAGTTTAAGAAATCCAGATATCCTCAACTCTGCAAATGTGATCTGCTCCTTGAGCTTTGACAAAAATGAAGAATATTTTGCTGCTGCTGGAGCATCAAAGAAAATCAAAGTATTCGAGTTTGATGCATTTCAAAATTATACTCTTGACATTAACTACCCAGTGCTAGAGATGTCAAGTAAATCTAAACTCAGCTGCCTTTGTTGGAACAGATACATCAGGAACTATTTAGCTTCAACAGATTATGATGGAGTCGTTCAG TTATGGGATGCTAGCACTGGTCAAGGATTTCATCAGTACACTGACCACGAAAAAAGAGCCTGGTGTGTTGACTTCTCTTCGGAAGCTCCAACTAAGTTGGCAAGTGGAAGTGATGATTGCTCTGTGAAACTTTGGAGCATACATGAA AAGGAATGCATCAAAACAATCAAGAGTGTCGCAAATGTGTGCTGTGTACAATTCTCGCCATATTCATCTAATCTACTGGCCTTTGGATCTGCTGATTATGGAATTTACTGTTATGACATTCGTAACACCAGGATTCCCTGGTGTACTTTAGCTGGGCATAGAAGGACTGTGAGCTACATAAAATTTGTGAATTCCAATACAATTGTGTCTGCATCTACTGATAACACCTTAAAGCTTTGGGATCTCAAGAAGACCGTCGCAGCAGGAGTATCCACAAATGCCTGCACATTGACCATGACTGGCCATAGTAATGAGAag AATTTTGTAGGCCTATCTGTGTGCGACGGATACATCTTATGCGGTTCTGAAACTAATGAA GTGTATGCTTATCATAAAAAATTTCCTATGCCCATAACCTCCTACAAGTTTGGGAACTTTGATCCTATTACTGGCCATGAGATTGGCGGTGACAGCACACATTTTGTCTCAAGCATCTGCTGGAGAAGAACATCAAATATGGTTCTCGCCGCAAACTCTAGTGGCTGCATAAGACTATTGCAAATGGTCTAA
- the LOC121969916 gene encoding protein SUPPRESSOR OF PHYA-105 1-like isoform X1 yields MEAITDINDAVGGLEVDHLKFKEMEHLEEQTQSYNVMEVSAPATIEHISSVCYTELNSELFVGQSAYFGSKPQFEHEALYTKPSKDPVTELTLRNFKRPYLSADDQTDSDKDLQLRKGLEEGTGKIVLRPKYLLHEDSSNEIDIGTPFLPQTNTQKLYLSSQFDQNLSQLCDCSTQNEKYIASGNADMHCTSPSQANGLDDTGSQLFSVMNGLKRKDIELSCHDDNKFHKCAYKSGQFTHFKADSASPSATINNKLSGIPTKGISIRSFLKPKNKLSEVEKLHIFKLIVDLVSNLHSQGFILKHLRPSHFIIFPTKQVKYVGPLIDKGQRESLFGKTELDGDCLENTWKRRRSILGKRNAAEASTKKLVFSRHSGVLKEELSKDFDKQSSNVESCCEICDRLLVNVSRMLQTSLVILGLSSGGQNTISEVLKLEERWYVSPEELNEGLYSSSSNVYSLGVLLFELFCHFESREVHFAAMLNLRHRILPPNFLSKQPKESGICLWMLHPDPSSRPKTRDILNCNVFCKDRELSTAEQLSSTIDYEHSEADLLLHFLSTLRKHKELQIDKLMENLGSIEEDIRDTKKRHFSNEHMSRDIFLQENSTGMSGFYACKEPLPQDLGSEFSVVNTDARTLMNNFESLESAYFSMRSKSSEIDIDLALRQDINILKAPNELYTFGNNTKLSYMKDESSNQRGLFFEGLCKYACYKKFVVRGSLRNPDILNSANVICSLSFDKNEEYFAAAGASKKIKVFEFDAFQNYTLDINYPVLEMSSKSKLSCLCWNRYIRNYLASTDYDGVVQLWDASTGQGFHQYTDHEKRAWCVDFSSEAPTKLASGSDDCSVKLWSIHEKECIKTIKSVANVCCVQFSPYSSNLLAFGSADYGIYCYDIRNTRIPWCTLAGHRRTVSYIKFVNSNTIVSASTDNTLKLWDLKKTVAAGVSTNACTLTMTGHSNEKNFVGLSVCDGYILCGSETNEVYAYHKKFPMPITSYKFGNFDPITGHEIGGDSTHFVSSICWRRTSNMVLAANSSGCIRLLQMV; encoded by the exons ATGGAGGCCATAACGGATATTAATGATGCTGTGGGTGGTCTAGAAGTCGATCACCTAAAGTTCAAAGAGATGGAACATCTAGAGGAGCAAACTCAAAGTTACAATGTTATGGAAGTTTCTGCTCCAGCAACTATTGAGCACATTTCTTCTGTATGCTATACTGAGCTCAACTCAGAACTGTTTGTTGGTCAGAGTGCATACTTTGGTTCCAAACCACAATTTGAGCATGAAGCATTATATACAAAACCTTCAAAAGATCCTGTCACAGAATTGACCCTGAGAAATTTCAAGAGGCCGTACCTGTCTGCCGATGATCAGACAGACAGTGACAAGGATTTGCAACTGAGGAAGGGCCTGGAAGAGGGTACAGGAAAGATTGTTTTGAGGCCAAAATATTTGCTACATGAAGATTCATCGAACGAAATCGATATTGGTACTCCGTTCCTGCCCCAAACAAACACCCAGAAGCTTTACTTAAGCAGTCAGTTTGATCAAAATCTTTCACAATTATGTGATTGTTCAACTCAAAATGAGAAATATATTGCTTCAGGCAATGCAGATATGCACTGTACTAGTCCTTCACAAGCTAATGGCTTGGATGACACTGGATCACAACTCTTCTCAGTCATGAATGGCTTGAAACGAAAGGATATTGAACTCAGCTGCCATGATGATAACAAATTTCACAAATGTGCATATAAAAGTGGACAATTTACTCATTTTAAAGCTGATAGTGCATCTCCATCAGCTACAATCAACAACAAGTTATCTGGGATTCCTACTAAAGGAATCAGCATAAGAAGTTTTCTTAAACCtaaaaacaaactaagtgaagTTGAAAAACTACACATCTTTAAGCTGATTGTGGATCTAGTCAGTAATTTGCATTCTCAAGGATTCATTCTAAAGCATTTACGGCcatctcattttattatttttcctacAAAACAAGTTAAATATGTTGGTCCTCTTATTGACAAAGGTCAACGGGAATCATTATTTGGCAAAACAGAGTTGGATGGGGATTGTTTGGAAAACActtggaagaggagaaggagcatATTAGGAAAAAGAAATGCTGCTGAAGCTTCAACTAAGAAATTAGTTTTTTCAAGACATTCTGGTGTCCTGAAAGAAGAACTAAGCAAAGATTTTGACAAACAATCGTCTAATGTTGAAAGTTGCTGCGAAATTTGTGACAGACTTCTAGTAAATGTTTCACGCATGCTCCAAACCTCTCTTGTAATCCTTGGGCTCTCTTCTGGTGGCCAGAATACAATCTCTGAAGTTCTGAAGTTGGAGGAGAGGTGGTATGTTAGTCCTGAAGAACTAAATGAGGGTTtatactcttcttcatccaacgtCTATAGTCTTGGGGTTCTTCTGTTTGAG CTCTTTTGTCATTTTGAATCTCGCGAAGTCCATTTTGCGGCAATGTTAAATCTACGCCATCGGATTCTTCCTCCAAATTTTCTATCAAAACAACCTAAGGAATCTGGAATATGCCTATGGATGCTCCATCCAGATCCTTCTTCACGGCCAAAAACAAG GGATATTCTGAACTGTAATGTATTTTGTAAAGATAGAGAATTGTCAACTGCAGAACAATTATCTTCAACTATTGATTATGAACATTCAGAAGCAGATTTGTTGTTGCACTTTCTATCTACATTAAGAAAACACAAAGAGTTGCAGATAGACAAGTTGATGGAAAACCTTGGTTCCATAGAAGAAGACATTAGAGATACAAAAAAGAGACACTTCTCAAATGAACATATGTCCAGAGATATATTCTTGCAGGAAAATTCTACTGGTATGTCAGGTTTCTATGCTTGCAAAGAACCACTACCTCAGGATTTGGGATCTGAATTTTCGGTTGTTAATACAGATGCAAGGACATTAATGAATAACTTTGAAAGTCTTGAAAGTGCATACTTTTCCATGAGATCCAAATCTTCAGAAATTGATATTGACTTGGCACTACGTCAAGACATAAACATTCTGAAGGCCCCAAATGAGTTGTATACATTTGGAAATAACACAAAACTTTCTTATATGAAGGATGAATCCTCCAATCAACGAGGATTGTTCTTTGAAGGCTTATGCAAGTATGCTTGCTACAAAAAATTTGTAGTTCGTGGTAGTTTAAGAAATCCAGATATCCTCAACTCTGCAAATGTGATCTGCTCCTTGAGCTTTGACAAAAATGAAGAATATTTTGCTGCTGCTGGAGCATCAAAGAAAATCAAAGTATTCGAGTTTGATGCATTTCAAAATTATACTCTTGACATTAACTACCCAGTGCTAGAGATGTCAAGTAAATCTAAACTCAGCTGCCTTTGTTGGAACAGATACATCAGGAACTATTTAGCTTCAACAGATTATGATGGAGTCGTTCAG TTATGGGATGCTAGCACTGGTCAAGGATTTCATCAGTACACTGACCACGAAAAAAGAGCCTGGTGTGTTGACTTCTCTTCGGAAGCTCCAACTAAGTTGGCAAGTGGAAGTGATGATTGCTCTGTGAAACTTTGGAGCATACATGAA AAGGAATGCATCAAAACAATCAAGAGTGTCGCAAATGTGTGCTGTGTACAATTCTCGCCATATTCATCTAATCTACTGGCCTTTGGATCTGCTGATTATGGAATTTACTGTTATGACATTCGTAACACCAGGATTCCCTGGTGTACTTTAGCTGGGCATAGAAGGACTGTGAGCTACATAAAATTTGTGAATTCCAATACAATTGTGTCTGCATCTACTGATAACACCTTAAAGCTTTGGGATCTCAAGAAGACCGTCGCAGCAGGAGTATCCACAAATGCCTGCACATTGACCATGACTGGCCATAGTAATGAGAag AATTTTGTAGGCCTATCTGTGTGCGACGGATACATCTTATGCGGTTCTGAAACTAATGAA GTGTATGCTTATCATAAAAAATTTCCTATGCCCATAACCTCCTACAAGTTTGGGAACTTTGATCCTATTACTGGCCATGAGATTGGCGGTGACAGCACACATTTTGTCTCAAGCATCTGCTGGAGAAGAACATCAAATATGGTTCTCGCCGCAAACTCTAGTGGCTGCATAAGACTATTGCAAATGGTCTAA